The following coding sequences lie in one Haladaptatus sp. DJG-WS-42 genomic window:
- a CDS encoding universal stress protein, with product MYNTILVPTDGSEQAARAVEYGIELAKQYGATLHTMFVVDTRRYGDPALSSTELILEEMEDVGTDLLADVEQRATDRGLSVVSRVCHGVPDEEIVTYATEVDADIIVLGAHGKKRANRIPIGSVAERVVRTADRPVLTT from the coding sequence ATGTACAACACCATTCTTGTTCCGACCGATGGAAGTGAGCAGGCAGCCCGCGCCGTCGAGTACGGTATAGAGCTGGCAAAACAGTACGGTGCAACGCTCCACACGATGTTCGTCGTCGATACCCGACGCTACGGCGACCCGGCACTCAGTAGCACCGAGCTCATCTTAGAAGAGATGGAGGATGTTGGAACCGACCTTCTCGCCGATGTTGAACAGCGCGCCACCGACCGCGGGCTTTCGGTCGTCTCGCGCGTCTGTCACGGCGTGCCCGACGAAGAAATCGTGACGTACGCCACGGAGGTCGATGCAGACATCATCGTTCTTGGGGCACACGGAAAAAAGCGCGCGAATCGCATCCCGATTGGGAGCGTCGCAGAGCGCGTCGTCCGCACCGCAGACCGCCCGGTGCTCACGACGTAG
- a CDS encoding hemolysin family protein yields the protein MSEFTTALRLVGGLVLLLANAFFVTTEFSLTRVRQFSREEFSGAGLDKAWEMTEKMEIYLSGCQVGITISSVGLGVVAEPAVATVFSGAFGLLGITSGGHTALSVAFALGMINIAHIVVGEQAPTYLGVERTKLVARYCAPVLYWWTKVMSPVIIVSDKIAKGLLGLFGVEIGRSWTDEEGSDGPSTRRELRSRVGDMLDEGDLTDERRKEVMNALEIGTTPVYEVMVPRDSIVTLSTANSLEENLDIIAENPHGRFPLVGDSLEDFQGIVYAPALLQDLEAVTEGSVSLQSVAAEPLSIDGRTAVSEVIDTFQAENQELAFVTEVPDAAADAADVTGSVVGLVTATDAFEAITGDLEDPLDKDATS from the coding sequence ATGAGTGAGTTCACAACGGCCCTTCGGCTGGTCGGTGGACTGGTATTGTTACTGGCAAACGCCTTTTTCGTGACGACTGAGTTCTCCCTGACGAGAGTGCGGCAGTTCTCTCGCGAGGAGTTCTCTGGCGCCGGCCTCGACAAAGCGTGGGAAATGACCGAAAAAATGGAGATTTATCTCTCCGGGTGTCAGGTCGGCATCACTATTTCGAGCGTCGGCCTCGGCGTCGTCGCAGAGCCAGCAGTGGCAACGGTGTTCTCGGGCGCATTTGGGCTTCTTGGCATCACCAGCGGCGGGCACACGGCGCTGTCGGTTGCGTTCGCCCTCGGGATGATAAACATCGCCCACATCGTCGTCGGCGAGCAAGCACCAACGTACCTCGGCGTCGAGCGCACGAAGCTCGTCGCCCGCTACTGTGCGCCGGTGCTCTACTGGTGGACGAAGGTGATGTCGCCGGTCATCATCGTCTCTGACAAGATTGCAAAAGGGTTGCTCGGGCTGTTTGGCGTCGAAATCGGCCGCTCGTGGACCGACGAAGAAGGCAGCGACGGTCCGAGCACGCGCCGCGAACTTCGCAGTCGCGTCGGCGATATGTTGGACGAAGGCGACCTGACTGACGAGCGTCGCAAAGAGGTAATGAACGCCCTCGAAATCGGGACGACGCCGGTTTACGAGGTGATGGTTCCTCGCGACTCCATCGTCACGCTCTCGACTGCAAACTCGCTCGAGGAAAATCTCGACATCATCGCAGAGAATCCACACGGGCGATTCCCGCTCGTTGGTGACTCGCTCGAAGACTTCCAGGGCATCGTCTACGCCCCCGCATTGTTACAGGACTTAGAAGCTGTGACAGAGGGGTCGGTCAGCCTCCAGTCGGTCGCGGCAGAGCCACTCTCTATCGACGGCCGAACCGCTGTGAGCGAGGTTATCGACACGTTCCAAGCAGAAAATCAGGAACTCGCGTTCGTGACGGAGGTTCCAGACGCCGCTGCGGACGCAGCCGACGTGACCGGCTCCGTGGTCGGACTAGTCACGGCCACGGACGCCTTCGAGGCAATTACGGGCGACTTAGAAGACCCACTCGACAAAGACGCTACGTCGTGA
- the trxA gene encoding thioredoxin, whose translation MSDSSSTDDIDAIRQKKAEELQAKTQAPETPAEPIHIESTEHLQEIVDTHDVVLVDFYADWCGPCKMLEPTMEELAAEGAATIVKVDVDQHQNLAQSNGVQGIPTLLLYAHGEQAKRLVGVQDKATLSSLIEEVA comes from the coding sequence ATGAGCGATTCCTCAAGTACCGACGACATCGACGCCATTCGGCAGAAGAAAGCAGAAGAGTTGCAGGCGAAAACACAGGCCCCAGAAACGCCCGCAGAACCGATTCACATAGAGAGTACCGAGCACTTACAAGAGATCGTAGACACCCACGACGTCGTGCTCGTTGACTTCTATGCAGACTGGTGTGGCCCGTGTAAGATGCTCGAACCGACGATGGAAGAACTCGCCGCAGAAGGCGCTGCGACCATCGTCAAGGTGGACGTAGACCAACACCAAAACCTCGCCCAATCGAATGGCGTCCAAGGGATTCCAACGCTCCTGCTGTACGCTCACGGCGAGCAGGCAAAGCGCCTCGTTGGCGTCCAGGACAAGGCAACGCTCTCCTCGCTCATCGAGGAAGTTGCCTAA
- a CDS encoding DCC1-like thiol-disulfide oxidoreductase family protein: protein MTAPDAVLIYDGECPYCSMAALALKRLDTVVAISWYDDASQQFLEAQFGTTPFAMVLVDQQARRVYAGKAAAKELASRAGMPKLAGTLVRDNYETIADLVGRASGRGRDPDDYHEQYMLAAKASNLFTALAAAAAERPADVTA, encoded by the coding sequence GTGACCGCTCCCGACGCCGTGCTCATCTACGACGGCGAGTGTCCGTACTGCTCGATGGCCGCGCTTGCGCTCAAGCGCCTCGACACCGTCGTCGCCATCTCGTGGTACGACGACGCTTCCCAGCAGTTTCTCGAGGCCCAATTCGGCACGACGCCGTTTGCGATGGTGCTCGTAGACCAACAAGCGCGACGGGTGTACGCAGGCAAAGCCGCAGCAAAAGAACTTGCCTCGCGAGCGGGGATGCCGAAACTCGCGGGGACCCTCGTCCGTGACAATTACGAAACAATCGCCGACCTCGTTGGCCGCGCGAGCGGTCGGGGACGCGACCCGGACGACTATCACGAACAGTATATGTTGGCTGCAAAAGCGAGCAACCTGTTTACCGCGCTTGCCGCGGCCGCCGCAGAACGCCCCGCAGATGTGACCGCTTAG
- a CDS encoding DUF4330 domain-containing protein: MPLLDSDGNLFGLVNIIDAFVILLVIAVVGAGGAFVLGDDAAEPAANNTTATPTPTPTATPQNQTNNTTAPPPTENVSVVYRLESVPKYLLEPIEEGPVNATDSLVEVEDIDIISETNETVTAELTVETTLTMKDELRYYNGERIYVGKRVTLDFGDVVVKPTVIRFA; the protein is encoded by the coding sequence ATGCCACTTCTCGATTCGGACGGGAACCTGTTCGGTCTCGTGAATATCATCGACGCATTCGTTATCTTGCTCGTGATTGCGGTCGTCGGCGCGGGTGGCGCGTTCGTGCTGGGCGACGACGCTGCAGAACCCGCCGCGAACAACACCACCGCCACACCGACGCCAACGCCAACAGCAACGCCACAAAATCAGACGAACAACACGACGGCACCGCCACCGACCGAGAACGTGAGCGTCGTCTACCGGCTCGAAAGCGTCCCGAAATATCTGCTCGAACCGATAGAAGAAGGGCCGGTCAACGCCACCGACTCGCTCGTGGAAGTCGAGGACATCGATATCATTTCAGAGACAAACGAAACCGTCACGGCTGAGTTGACGGTCGAAACCACGCTCACGATGAAAGACGAGTTGCGCTACTACAACGGCGAGCGCATCTACGTCGGAAAGAGGGTTACCCTCGACTTCGGAGATGTTGTGGTGAAGCCAACGGTCATCCGCTTTGCCTAA
- a CDS encoding DUF368 domain-containing protein has product MSDSRIPGGELFSIYLKGFFMGAADTVPGVSGGTIALITGIYERLISAITELDAAAIANVFRLHTAEGRTAFRDDLLRMDVVFLAALGAGILTALITLSRIVETALVEYPAFTFAFFFGLIAASAIVLYNHVNVNTPARLAVAVVGFVFAFLISGASSSGGLPNTLPFAFVAGAVAITAMILPGISGSFLLLLMGQYEFMLGTLRRFIDALLVVVRGGATAAVIEPATTVVVFGVGAVVGLLTIAHVIRWALTHYRAATLTFLVSLMVGALRLPAERVLANGTFESALSIGTVVLIAIVGGAAVLALDWYTDDLEYA; this is encoded by the coding sequence ATGAGTGACTCTCGGATTCCCGGTGGGGAGCTGTTTTCAATCTACTTGAAAGGGTTTTTTATGGGTGCTGCAGACACCGTTCCCGGCGTTTCGGGCGGCACGATTGCGCTCATCACCGGAATTTACGAGCGACTCATCAGCGCCATCACCGAACTCGACGCTGCGGCGATTGCGAACGTCTTCCGGCTCCACACCGCAGAGGGCCGCACAGCGTTCCGTGACGACCTGCTTCGCATGGACGTCGTCTTTCTCGCCGCGCTCGGTGCGGGCATTCTAACGGCGCTCATCACGCTCTCGCGCATCGTCGAAACCGCGCTCGTCGAGTACCCTGCGTTCACGTTCGCCTTCTTCTTCGGGCTGATTGCCGCCTCGGCCATCGTGCTCTACAACCACGTCAACGTGAACACACCCGCGCGCCTTGCCGTCGCCGTCGTCGGCTTTGTGTTCGCGTTTCTCATCTCGGGCGCATCGAGCAGTGGCGGCCTGCCGAACACGCTCCCATTCGCGTTCGTCGCCGGGGCCGTCGCCATCACTGCGATGATTCTCCCCGGCATCTCGGGGTCGTTCTTGCTGTTGCTCATGGGCCAATATGAGTTCATGCTCGGGACCCTCCGCCGGTTCATCGACGCGCTGCTCGTCGTCGTCCGCGGCGGTGCAACAGCTGCCGTCATCGAACCTGCCACGACCGTCGTCGTGTTCGGCGTGGGCGCGGTCGTTGGCCTGTTGACCATCGCGCACGTCATCCGGTGGGCGCTCACCCACTACCGCGCCGCGACGCTCACGTTCCTCGTGAGTTTGATGGTCGGCGCGCTTCGCCTCCCGGCCGAACGGGTGCTCGCAAACGGCACGTTCGAGTCGGCGCTCTCGATTGGCACGGTCGTGCTTATCGCCATCGTCGGCGGGGCGGCCGTGTTGGCGCTCGACTGGTACACCGACGACCTCGAATACGCCTAA
- a CDS encoding oligosaccharyl transferase, archaeosortase A system-associated: protein MSKRNKQPSAQTRRSGSVADLIEEWYHIPLLVALLGVMLYTRVQGWKNFVINGDVFFSGNDAWYHFRQVSYTVQNWPSTMPFDPWTHFPVGTSVGQFGTLYDQLVATVALIVGLGSPDQHTIGMTLLFAPAVFGTLVAIPAYFIGKRLGGRFGGVIAVLILALAPSELLRRSLVGFSDHHVAEALFQSIAVLAVMVALSVAEREKPVYEQFQERDWDALRTPVGWAALAGVAVSLYIWTWPPGVFLVGILGVFFALALSIVYVRGESPEHLAITGAVMMGVTGILTLLSFDSFALSPTQFTLIQPLLAFAVAGGCVFLAFLARKLDETEYPRLAFPGVIVGSIAVVSLLLMVTVPDVFNFFVSQFSRVAGFGSSATAQTVGEAQPLQLSQAQSYLSFSYGLTFYTAVVGAAIMLVQYFYAGKSRAEYLFVLTWAVFMTAAAFTQVRFNYYLILAIVALNAFLAGGILRYVSPEKAIRSVRDIELYQVLTVVAILLVVTGPLALRGTNAISYAGQVSQPGEVTQWDDSLDWLANETPKEGTYGGAQNQMDLYGTYGQTDNFEYPEGSYGVMSWWDYGHFITVKGERIPAANPFQQSATEAANFLLSTNETEANEQLVSPEGEETRYVMIDWKLADPSSNKFSAPTVFYDRENLTSRDIITPVFNQQGTQLVYTVQSQRYYESMRTRLYYHHGSSIEVEPVVSDWDTSSVQTNRGTVTFPALPSGQNASAVKRFDTMDEAREYVDNDATSQIGGIGKYPSERVPALQHYRLVKISNTSALSSPSFQQAFFTRAQLLGQGGLSTNALFNTPPAWVKTFEKVPGATVSGTGPANTTITAAVEMRMETSNSTFTYTQQTQTDENGEFTMTLPYSSTGYEEYGLDEGYTNVSVRATGPYTFTSPLERDDNLTGTQWQGSANVTEGQVLGEDSSAVSVTLSEETVDIPEGAQNGSDDGNATNSTNTTAPNGTDAPNGTNTTNDSNTSASLTPPAALSWQAVDAPAVATIPAALPRVA, encoded by the coding sequence ATGAGCAAACGCAATAAACAGCCGTCGGCACAGACCCGTCGTTCCGGGTCGGTGGCCGACCTCATCGAGGAGTGGTATCACATTCCGCTCCTCGTTGCCCTCCTCGGCGTGATGCTGTACACCCGAGTTCAGGGCTGGAAAAATTTCGTCATCAATGGCGACGTCTTCTTCTCAGGAAACGACGCATGGTACCACTTCCGACAGGTGAGTTACACCGTCCAAAACTGGCCGTCGACCATGCCCTTTGACCCGTGGACGCACTTCCCGGTCGGTACGAGTGTCGGTCAGTTCGGGACACTGTACGACCAGCTCGTGGCCACCGTCGCACTCATCGTCGGCCTCGGCAGCCCAGACCAGCACACGATTGGGATGACGCTCCTGTTCGCCCCCGCGGTGTTCGGGACGCTCGTGGCGATTCCAGCGTACTTCATTGGCAAGCGCCTCGGCGGCCGCTTTGGCGGCGTTATCGCCGTGCTCATTCTCGCACTCGCGCCGAGTGAGCTCCTCCGCCGCAGCCTCGTTGGCTTCTCGGACCACCACGTTGCAGAGGCGCTGTTCCAGTCGATTGCCGTCCTCGCGGTGATGGTCGCGCTCTCCGTCGCAGAGCGCGAGAAACCGGTGTACGAACAGTTCCAAGAACGCGACTGGGACGCCCTCAGAACGCCCGTCGGGTGGGCCGCGCTCGCTGGCGTCGCCGTCTCGCTGTACATCTGGACGTGGCCGCCGGGTGTCTTCCTCGTTGGTATCCTCGGCGTCTTCTTCGCGCTTGCACTCAGTATCGTCTACGTGCGCGGCGAGAGCCCCGAACACCTCGCCATCACGGGTGCGGTGATGATGGGCGTCACAGGTATACTCACGCTCCTCTCGTTCGATTCCTTCGCACTCAGCCCAACCCAGTTTACGCTCATCCAGCCACTCCTTGCTTTCGCGGTTGCGGGTGGCTGTGTTTTCCTCGCGTTCCTTGCGCGGAAACTCGACGAGACTGAGTACCCACGTCTCGCGTTCCCTGGCGTCATCGTCGGCTCCATCGCGGTCGTTTCGCTTCTCTTGATGGTCACCGTGCCGGACGTGTTCAACTTCTTCGTCTCGCAGTTCTCCCGGGTGGCTGGCTTCGGGTCGAGCGCCACCGCTCAAACCGTTGGCGAGGCCCAACCCCTCCAACTCTCACAAGCACAGAGCTACCTCTCCTTCTCCTACGGGCTGACGTTCTACACGGCAGTCGTCGGCGCGGCCATCATGCTCGTCCAGTACTTCTACGCGGGCAAGTCGCGCGCTGAGTACCTGTTCGTCCTGACGTGGGCCGTGTTCATGACGGCCGCCGCGTTCACGCAGGTGCGCTTTAACTACTACCTCATTCTCGCTATTGTCGCGCTCAACGCCTTCCTCGCGGGCGGAATCCTCCGCTACGTCAGCCCCGAGAAGGCGATTCGCTCGGTGCGGGACATCGAACTCTATCAGGTGCTCACCGTCGTCGCCATCTTGCTCGTCGTCACCGGCCCGCTCGCGCTGCGCGGGACGAACGCCATCTCCTACGCCGGGCAGGTCTCCCAGCCGGGCGAAGTCACCCAGTGGGACGACAGTCTCGACTGGCTCGCAAACGAGACGCCGAAAGAAGGCACCTACGGTGGCGCACAGAACCAGATGGACCTCTACGGCACCTACGGACAGACGGACAACTTCGAGTATCCAGAGGGCTCCTACGGCGTGATGTCGTGGTGGGACTACGGCCACTTCATCACCGTCAAAGGCGAGCGCATCCCTGCCGCCAACCCGTTCCAGCAGAGCGCAACCGAAGCCGCGAACTTCCTGCTCTCGACCAACGAGACGGAAGCGAACGAACAGCTCGTGAGCCCAGAGGGCGAAGAGACGCGCTACGTCATGATCGACTGGAAACTCGCAGACCCAAGCTCCAACAAGTTCTCCGCGCCGACGGTGTTCTACGACCGCGAGAACCTGACCTCGCGGGACATCATCACGCCCGTGTTCAACCAGCAGGGGACGCAACTCGTCTACACCGTGCAGTCCCAGCGCTACTACGAGAGCATGCGGACACGGCTCTACTACCACCACGGCAGCTCAATCGAAGTCGAGCCAGTCGTCTCCGACTGGGACACGAGTTCGGTACAGACCAACCGTGGCACGGTGACGTTCCCGGCACTGCCAAGCGGGCAAAACGCCTCGGCAGTCAAGCGGTTCGACACGATGGACGAAGCGCGTGAGTACGTCGACAACGACGCCACCTCGCAAATCGGTGGCATCGGCAAGTACCCAAGCGAACGCGTTCCCGCACTCCAGCACTACCGGCTCGTGAAGATTTCGAACACGTCTGCGCTCTCGTCGCCATCGTTCCAGCAGGCGTTCTTCACGCGCGCCCAGCTGCTCGGTCAGGGCGGACTTTCGACGAACGCGCTGTTCAACACGCCTCCGGCGTGGGTCAAGACGTTCGAGAAGGTTCCGGGTGCGACCGTCTCCGGCACCGGTCCTGCGAACACGACCATCACGGCCGCTGTCGAGATGCGGATGGAAACGTCGAACTCGACGTTCACCTACACCCAGCAGACTCAAACCGACGAGAATGGCGAGTTCACGATGACCCTGCCGTACTCGTCGACGGGCTACGAGGAGTACGGCCTCGATGAAGGCTACACGAACGTGAGCGTTCGCGCGACCGGCCCGTACACGTTCACGTCGCCGCTCGAACGCGACGACAACCTGACCGGCACGCAGTGGCAGGGTTCGGCGAACGTGACCGAAGGCCAAGTCCTCGGTGAGGATTCGTCGGCCGTCTCGGTCACACTCTCTGAAGAGACCGTTGACATCCCCGAAGGCGCACAGAACGGGTCGGACGACGGCAACGCGACGAACTCGACTAACACAACCGCACCGAACGGCACGGACGCGCCGAACGGCACGAACACCACGAACGACTCCAACACCTCGGCATCGCTGACGCCGCCCGCCGCGCTCTCGTGGCAGGCGGTTGACGCCCCGGCCGTAGCCACTATACCTGCGGCTCTCCCACGAGTTGCCTAA
- the aglG gene encoding glucosyl-dolichyl phosphate glucuronosyltransferase, translating into MRVSVVLCTYSLDLYDAFEEAAESILAQTHPNHELIIVVDGTPEVYERVLEDYGARDDVRIHLNSENRGLLASRNTGAELADGDVVAFIDDDAVADPDWLAELVSVYEDHDALAAGGRMTPEWVAGKPTFLPAEFYWLIGVTHRGFADGPGEVRNTFGSNLSFKRDVFSELGGFDTAIGGRKGDKNLQGGETELCARLRQRYDSGVYYTPDARVAHKVFAYRTDPEWLVRRAFWQGYSKRAMEVLVPESSGEESDFLGKLLTEFAPERAKRLVFHPSLSGLLQLVMLVVLTGTVGLGYVYGMTKW; encoded by the coding sequence ATGCGGGTCTCCGTCGTCCTCTGTACGTATTCACTCGACCTCTATGACGCCTTCGAGGAAGCAGCAGAGAGCATCCTCGCCCAGACGCATCCGAACCACGAACTCATCATCGTGGTCGATGGCACCCCCGAGGTGTACGAGCGCGTCCTCGAAGACTACGGCGCGCGCGACGACGTACGCATCCACCTGAACAGCGAGAATCGCGGTCTGCTCGCGAGCCGAAACACGGGCGCAGAACTCGCAGACGGTGATGTCGTTGCGTTCATCGACGACGACGCGGTCGCAGACCCAGACTGGCTCGCAGAACTCGTCTCGGTATACGAAGACCACGACGCACTCGCCGCGGGCGGACGCATGACTCCCGAGTGGGTCGCGGGCAAACCCACGTTTCTCCCCGCCGAATTTTACTGGCTCATCGGCGTCACCCACCGCGGCTTCGCAGACGGCCCCGGCGAGGTGCGAAACACCTTCGGCTCGAACCTCTCGTTCAAACGCGACGTGTTCTCGGAACTCGGCGGCTTCGACACCGCCATTGGCGGGCGTAAAGGCGACAAGAATCTCCAAGGCGGCGAGACGGAACTCTGTGCCCGCCTGCGCCAGCGGTACGACTCTGGCGTCTACTACACCCCCGACGCGCGCGTGGCGCACAAGGTGTTTGCCTACCGAACCGACCCGGAGTGGCTGGTTCGCCGGGCGTTTTGGCAGGGCTATTCGAAGCGCGCGATGGAAGTGTTGGTTCCTGAGTCAAGTGGCGAGGAGTCCGATTTCCTCGGGAAACTGCTCACCGAGTTCGCGCCAGAGCGGGCGAAGCGGCTCGTGTTTCACCCGTCGCTTTCCGGGCTGTTGCAGTTGGTGATGCTAGTCGTGTTAACTGGTACAGTGGGACTTGGGTACGTGTACGGGATGACGAAGTGGTAG
- a CDS encoding glycosyltransferase, translating to MGDERLGTIEDLTVAIAHWHVNSWGGAEYLVTKLAEVVGAQTVFTLGDPTPDTTNPYGDVSFTDLLSGLDWTPLRRLQGRVGRVFEYALWEDVDWRDYGDPDVLITSGATTRAVITPDDTLHVNYCHSPPRWFYDLYHDRKGTLSGKVARPLVRYLRTRDMTIDPRVDHYFANSPIIQRRLWKYYKRDAEVLYPPLDLSKYRNDGDEEFYLHLGRLDVEKGVPEIVAAFERLEETLVLAGGKGDVSDEMVERIERAPNIDYRGFVSEEVKYNLLATCRGVVFNGRNEDFGIVPIEANASGKPCLVPNEGFPEMFIEDGVNGLIHDGSATGIMKAIGKYSSSSFEKDLRTRVLDMSVPEFKSKLTRDVSEKIISHIGIRR from the coding sequence ATGGGAGACGAGCGACTCGGAACAATCGAGGACCTCACGGTGGCAATCGCCCATTGGCACGTCAATTCGTGGGGCGGTGCCGAGTACCTCGTCACGAAACTCGCGGAGGTAGTGGGGGCACAAACTGTGTTCACGCTCGGCGACCCAACCCCGGACACCACGAACCCCTATGGTGACGTCTCGTTTACCGATTTGCTTTCAGGACTCGATTGGACGCCTCTCCGACGTCTCCAGGGACGAGTTGGTAGAGTCTTCGAGTACGCGCTCTGGGAAGACGTTGATTGGCGTGATTACGGCGACCCAGACGTGCTTATCACATCAGGAGCGACCACTCGCGCGGTCATCACACCGGACGACACCTTACATGTGAACTACTGTCACTCCCCTCCGCGGTGGTTCTACGACCTCTATCACGACAGAAAAGGAACACTGAGTGGGAAAGTCGCTCGCCCTCTCGTCCGCTATCTTCGGACGCGAGACATGACGATCGACCCACGGGTGGATCATTACTTCGCAAATAGCCCAATTATCCAGCGTCGCCTCTGGAAGTACTACAAGCGAGATGCGGAAGTACTCTACCCACCGCTTGATTTGAGTAAATATCGTAACGATGGTGACGAAGAATTCTACCTCCACCTGGGACGGCTTGATGTCGAAAAAGGCGTTCCCGAAATCGTCGCCGCATTCGAACGGTTAGAAGAAACACTTGTGTTGGCTGGCGGTAAGGGTGATGTTTCAGACGAGATGGTGGAACGCATCGAACGTGCACCGAATATCGACTATCGAGGATTTGTCTCTGAGGAAGTGAAGTATAACTTGCTGGCGACGTGTCGAGGGGTAGTCTTCAATGGCCGAAACGAAGATTTCGGTATCGTTCCTATCGAGGCTAATGCGAGCGGGAAGCCGTGTCTGGTTCCGAACGAGGGGTTCCCGGAAATGTTCATTGAAGACGGAGTAAACGGACTCATTCACGATGGCTCAGCTACAGGGATTATGAAAGCAATTGGCAAATACTCAAGTAGTTCTTTCGAGAAGGATTTACGAACTCGCGTACTTGACATGTCGGTACCAGAGTTCAAATCAAAACTCACTCGAGACGTGTCTGAAAAAATAATTTCTCATATTGGAATTCGAAGATGA
- a CDS encoding glycosyltransferase family 4 protein, which translates to MNIGIYNPRAGFATSGGTETFIRELLKRTSQRHTVQLITGAGPLSEELQQLDIEIIQIPFVKKEDTLNRYLSTYTPLLPAEVESLTMFWSIKRRGLLDSLSQKVDVFSTHYYLDDLLISNSSPLPSVFRFPGVKSKSIRWKLLVNHSKSRFVANSSSTERRIKKWFNIEVDDVVYAGVDCNLFSPTVPPAFSTDHQSILYVGRLDEGKGLFELLAAHANLEPIPELYIIGGGRLEKSLKEKSKSLETQDNVKFIGEINHENLPGYYTAADIFCLPSHHESLGLVNLESMACGTPVVSTQIDAIEEYLTNGENGFLIEPGNTEELTTTLQRLISNPSERESIGLAGRETAKRFDWSKQTSRMITNYERAICFNNRPNAQ; encoded by the coding sequence ATGAATATCGGTATTTACAACCCTCGTGCCGGGTTCGCGACAAGCGGAGGTACTGAAACATTCATTCGAGAATTGTTAAAACGCACATCTCAAAGACATACGGTTCAACTAATTACTGGAGCAGGACCGTTATCCGAGGAGTTACAGCAACTCGACATTGAGATAATTCAGATTCCGTTCGTGAAGAAGGAAGACACCCTCAATCGGTATCTGTCAACCTATACGCCATTGTTACCTGCAGAAGTTGAATCATTGACTATGTTTTGGTCAATAAAAAGACGAGGCTTACTTGATTCATTAAGTCAGAAAGTAGACGTCTTTTCAACCCATTATTACTTGGACGACTTGCTAATCAGTAATTCATCACCTCTCCCGTCCGTATTCCGTTTCCCCGGTGTCAAATCAAAATCCATCCGATGGAAATTGCTCGTCAACCACTCTAAGAGTCGCTTTGTGGCAAATAGCAGCAGCACAGAACGCAGAATAAAGAAGTGGTTCAATATTGAAGTTGATGATGTCGTTTATGCAGGGGTCGATTGTAATCTCTTTTCTCCAACAGTACCTCCCGCATTTAGTACAGATCACCAATCGATTCTATATGTCGGCCGGTTGGATGAAGGAAAGGGGCTTTTTGAGTTACTTGCTGCACACGCCAATTTAGAACCAATCCCAGAATTGTATATTATTGGTGGTGGTAGATTAGAGAAGTCTCTAAAAGAAAAATCGAAATCATTAGAGACTCAGGATAATGTTAAGTTCATCGGTGAAATAAACCACGAGAACTTGCCAGGGTATTATACTGCAGCAGATATCTTTTGCCTCCCATCTCACCACGAAAGCCTTGGTCTCGTAAATTTGGAATCAATGGCTTGTGGAACCCCTGTTGTGAGTACTCAAATTGATGCGATAGAGGAGTATCTTACAAATGGAGAGAACGGCTTCTTGATCGAACCCGGGAATACTGAAGAACTTACGACTACCTTACAACGATTGATTTCTAATCCGTCTGAAAGAGAGTCAATTGGTCTAGCTGGCCGAGAAACAGCGAAGCGCTTTGACTGGAGTAAGCAAACTTCGAGAATGATAACCAATTATGAACGAGCCATCTGTTTCAATAATCGTCCCAACGCTCAATAA